The proteins below come from a single Aegilops tauschii subsp. strangulata cultivar AL8/78 chromosome 6, Aet v6.0, whole genome shotgun sequence genomic window:
- the LOC109764631 gene encoding inorganic phosphate transporter 2-1, chloroplastic — MSQSSPFFSIARAHAGAGGRAAAAALLLRCPAAQLPPTIHCPRYFRLAKVSPAKTLSSHLVLPRATLSSFADADDGSSANSDASGERSGGSELSEMAKAFHISPQMAMSISVVIAFAALTVPLAMRSLLFHGTTKMKVLAYLTLLSGFYMAWNIGANDVANAMGTSVGSGALTLRQAVLTAAVLEFSGAFLMGTHVTSTMQKGILVTSVFQGNDSLLFAGLLSSLAAAGTWLQVASSYGWPVSTTHCIVGAMVGFGLVYGGVNAVFWSSLARVSSSWLISPLMGAAVSFLVYKCIRRFVYSAPNPGQAAAASAPIAVFTGVTAISFAAFPLSRTFSIAVLQALVCGAIGAVFVSRAIKKQLGDLLSSEAEKIATADNTDVQQGGFDVAGPRGAQLQIVYGVFGYMQVLSACFMSFAHGGNDVSNAIGPLAAALSLLQGVASSAEIVIPTEVLAWGGFGIVAGLTMWGYRVIATIGKKITELTPTRGFAAEFAAASVVLFASKLGLPISATHTLVGAVMGVGFARGLNRVRAETVREIVVSWVVTIPVGALLSVFYTLILTKILKYFM; from the exons ATGTCTCAATCTTCTCCTTTCTTTTCCATTGCCCGAGCACATGCTGGAGCAGGAGGGCGAGCTGCGGCTGCCGCTCTCCTGCTCCGTTGCCCTGCCGCTCAGCTGCCACCCACCATTCACTGCCCAAGGTACTTCCGTCTGGCTAAAGTGTCGCCTGCCAAGACACTGAGCTCGCACCTGGTGCTTCCGCGCGCCACACTCTCCTCCTTTGCAGACGCTGACGATGGCTCCAGTGCAAACTCGGATGCCTCGGGGGAGCGGAGCGGAGGATCCGAGCTGTCAGAGATGGCAAAGGCGTTCCATATTTCACCACAGATGGCCATGTCAATCTCTGTGGTGATTGCATTTGCAGCTCTCACTGTTCCACTGGCGATGCGCTCACTGCTCTTCCATGGGACGACCAAGATGAAGGTGCTGGCATATCTGACCCTTCTGTCAGGATTCTACATGGCATGGAACATTGGAGCGAATGATGTGGCAAATGCCATGGGGACGTCGGTAGGATCTGGTGCTTTGACTCTCCGGCAGGCGGTGCTGACTGCAGCTGTGCTAGAGTTCTCTGGTGCATTCCTTATGGGCACCCATGTCACCAGCACCATGCAGAAGGGCATCCTCGTCACATCTGTCTTCCAAGGAAATGATTCTCTGCTCTTTGCTGGATTGCTGTCCTCCCTCGCTGCTGCTGGTACATGGTTGCAG GTTGCTTCCTCTTATGGCTGGCCTGTGTCAACTACCCATTGTATTGTTGGGGCTATGGTTGGTTTTGGGCTGGTATATGGAGGGGTCAATGCAGTTTTCTGGAGCTCCTTGGCTAGAGTATCTTCGTCATGGCTTATTTCTCCACTGATGGGTGCTGCAGTCTCATTTCTTGTTTACAAGTGCATACGCAGG TTCGTATACAGCGCACCAAATCCAGGTCAAGCTGCAGCAGCTTCTGCACCTATTGCAGTTTTTACTGGTGTCACTGCAATCTCGTTTGCCGCTTTCCCTCTCAGCAGGACATTTTCCATTGCCGTTCTGCAAGCATTAGTATGTGGGGCAATAGGAGCTGTCTTTGTTAGCAGGGCAATCAAAAAACAGCTTGGTGACCTACTGTCTTCAGAAGCAGAAAAGATAGCAACTGCTGACAATACAGATGTTCAGCAAGGTGGATTTGACGTTGCTGGCCCTAGAGGAGCTCAATTGCAGATTGTATACGGCGTATTTGGCTACATGCAGGTCCTGTCAGCATGCTTCATGTCATTCGCTCATGGAGGCAATGATGTCTCCAATGCCATAGGGCCTCTGGCCGCAGCTTTGTCTCTTCTTCAAGGCGTAGCAAGCAGCGCTGAGATAGTCATACCGACTGAAGTCCTTGCTTGGGGTGGTTTTGGAATTGTCGCAGGGCTTACAATGTGGGGTTATAGAGTCATAGCAACAATTGGCAAGAAAATCACCGAATTAACACCCACAAGGGGGTTCGCAGCAGAGTTTGCCGCCGCTTCTGTGGTCTTGTTTGCATCTAAGCTTGGGTTGCCAATATCTGCTACACATACACTTGTTGGTGCAGTGATGGGTGTGGGATTTGCAAGAGGTCTCAACAGAGTCAGAGCAGAGACTGTGCGTGAAATTGTGGTCTCCTGGGTGGTCACAATTCCAGTTGGTGCTTTGCTATCAGTCTTCTATACATTAATCTTGACCAAGATTCTGAAATACTTTATGTGA
- the LOC109764630 gene encoding L-type lectin-domain containing receptor kinase SIT2: MSSLVRLILTISLGLNLAALITTANDQFIYSGFSGSNLAVDDTATITPDGLLELTNGTAYQKGHAFHPAPFRLRDSTANGVGDGKVRSFSVAFVFGIVSAYPDFSAHGMAFVIAPRRNFSDALPAKYLGLTNVQNDGNASNSIFAVELDTIQSVEFKDINANHVGIDINGLQSLRSYNAGYYDDESGDFRGMKLISREAMQVWIDYHGERKEINVTLAPFDMAKPARPLLSASYDLSTVLTELVYLGFSAATGRVNSRHFVLGWSLGVSRQAPAIDMAKLPKLPRVGPKPRSKVLDIVLPIVTATFVLGLGGILVLVMRRRSRYAELREDWEVEFGPHRFLYKDLFRATDGFKDKHLLGAGGFGRVYRGVLETSKLEVAVKRVSHESRQGMREFIAEITSIGRIRHRNLVELLGYCRRKGELLLVYAYMPNGSLDKHLYNTREDQPTLNWALRFQTVKDVASGLLYLHERWEKVVIHRDIKASNVLLDKDMNAQLGDFGLARLYDHGADSQTTHVVGTMGYLAPELIRTGRASPLTDMFAFGIFLLEVACGQKPIKENAQGGQIALVDWVLEHWRDGTLMETVDARLQGEFDIDQAGLVLTLALMCSHLLASARPGIGQVMRYLTGVTPLPELTPTDVLTLMQNKGFDESAMSYPDLVSSFGTISTLSGGR; this comes from the coding sequence ATGTCGTCCCTTGTACGCCTTATCCTGACAATCTCCTTGGGCCTAAACCTCGCAGCCTTGATCACCACCGCCAACGACCAATTCATCTACTCCGGATTCAGTGGTTCCAACCTCGCCGTCGACGACACCGCCACCATCACGCCGGACGGGCTCCTGGAGCTGACAAACGGCACGGCGTACCAGAAAGGCCACGCGTTCCACCCGGCCCCGTTCCGCCTCCGCGACTCCACGGCCAACGGCGTCGGCGATGGCAAGGTGCGGTCCTTCTCCGTCGCCTTCGTGTTCGGCATCGTCTCCGCCTACCCCGACTTCAGTGCCCACGGCATGGCCTTCGTCATCGCCCCGCGGAGGAACTTCTCCGATGCTCTTCCTGCCAAGTATCTGGGCCTTACCAACGTCCAGAACGATGGCAACGCCAGCAACAGCATCTTCGCCGTGGAGCTGGACACCATCCAGAGCGTGGAGTTCAAGGACATCAACGCCAACCACGTCGGCATCGACATCAACGGCCTGCAGTCCCTACGGTCATACAACGCCGGCTACTACGATGACGAGAGCGGCGACTTCCGAGGCATGAAGCTCATCAGCCGCGAGGCCATGCAAGTGTGGATTGATTACCACGGGGAGAGGAAGGAGATCAACGTGACACTGGCTCCCTTCGACATGGCCAAGCCTGCTAGGCCACTCCTCTCGGCCAGCTACGACCTCTCCACGGTGCTCACTGAGCTGGTGTATCTCGGGTTCTCAGCGGCGACCGGTCGTGTCAACTCGCGGCATTTCGTTCTCGGTTGGAGCTTGGGCGTGAGCAGACAAGCTCCGGCCATCGACATGGCCAAGCTGCCCAAGTTGCCTCGGGTTGGCCCCAAGCCTCGGTCCAAGGTCCTGGACATCGTTCTACCAATAGTTACGGCCACATTTGTACTTGGTTTGGGTGGTATCCTTGTCCTGGTCATGCGGAGGAGATCAAGGTACGCTGAACTGCGGGAAGATTGGGAGGTTGAGTTCGGACCACACCGCTTCTTGTACAAGGATTTATTCCGTGCAACTGACGGATTCAAGGACAAGCATCTACTTGGCGCAGGGGGGTTTGGAAGGGTATACAGAGGCGTGCTTGAGACATCTAAACTGGAGGTTGCGGTGAAGAGGGTGTCTCACGAGTCAAGACAGGGGATGAGGGAGTTCATAGCTGAGATTACAAGCATCGGCCGCATCCGACATCGTAATCTTGTAGAGTTGCTCGGTTACTGCCGTCGAAAAGGTGAACTTCTTTTGGTGTACGCCTACATGCCCAACGGAAGCCTGGATAAACATCTATACAACACTAGAGAGGATCAGCCTACTCTGAATTGGGCTTTGAGGTTTCAGACCGTCAAAGATGTCGCGTCCGGCTTGCTTTATCTGCATGAGAGGTGGGAGAAAGTTGTCATCCACAGAGACATCAAGGCCAGCAACGTGCTCCTCGACAAAGACATGAACGCCCAGCTTGGTGACTTTGGGCTAGCAAGGCTGTACGACCATGGGGCAGACTCGCAAACCACGCACGTGGTCGGCACCATGGGTTACTTGGCTCCGGAGCTCATACGCACGGGCAGGGCGTCCCCTCTGACCGATATGTTCGCCTTTGGCATATTCCTTCTTGAGGTTGCATGCGGACAGAAACCCATCAAGGAGAATGCGCAAGGCGGACAGATAGCGCTCGTCGACTGGGTGCTGGAGCACTGGCGTGATGGTACGCTCATGGAGACGGTGGACGCGAGGCTCCAGGGTGAGTTCGACATCGACCAGGCAGGGCTGGTGCTCACGCTAGCGCTCATGTGCTCACACCTTCTCGCTAGCGCGAGGCCTGGCATTGGACAAGTCATGCGCTATCTGACCGGTGTTACGCCCCTCCCTGAGCTCACACCAACAGATGTGCTCACCTTGATGCAAAACAAGGGGTTTGACGAATCCGCCATGTCATATCCGGATCTGGTGTCGAGCTTTGGCACAATTTCCACCCTCTCGGGAGGAAGATAA
- the LOC109764633 gene encoding uncharacterized protein, with amino-acid sequence MLQFPALMRQWPSPPLIPASTLLPVPATTQEDELLLAMAESDLEDKLNAIRKTNSNLVIIGKPTNDIKEEYDADVEEDDVDNVDESDGDDFDQETG; translated from the exons ATGCTGCAATTCCCGGCGCTGATGCGGCAgtggccgtcgccgccgctgattCCGGCGTCCACACTCCTCCCCGTGCCCGCAACTACCCAGGAGGACGAGCTCCTCCTCGCCATGGCCGAGTCCGACCTCGAGGACAAG CTCAACGCGATCCGCAAGACCAACAGCAACCTGGTGATCATAGGCAAGCCCACCAACGACATCAAGGAGGAGTACGACGCGGAcgtggaggaggacgacgtcgacAACGTCGACGAGTCCGACGGGGACGACTTCGACCAAGAAACCGGCTGA